Proteins encoded together in one Gemmatimonadaceae bacterium window:
- the rplI gene encoding 50S ribosomal protein L9: MQIILRQAIENLGKPGDVVTVRPGYARNFLLPRGLAYEATPGNLKRIAQERSRLEAAENERREAAQGVAGRLEQVSLTFSARVGEEGKLFGSVTAADIHHQLEAQGFKLERRQIDLHEPIKALGVYKVPVRLHADVKPEIRVWVIKE; encoded by the coding sequence ATGCAAATCATCCTTCGCCAGGCCATCGAGAATCTCGGCAAGCCGGGAGACGTGGTCACGGTCCGGCCGGGCTACGCCCGCAACTTCCTGCTGCCGCGCGGGCTCGCGTACGAGGCGACGCCGGGCAACCTCAAGCGCATCGCGCAGGAGCGGTCGCGACTCGAGGCCGCAGAGAACGAGCGGCGTGAGGCGGCGCAGGGCGTGGCCGGCCGGCTCGAACAGGTCTCGCTCACCTTCTCCGCCCGCGTGGGTGAAGAAGGCAAGCTGTTCGGCTCGGTGACCGCCGCCGACATTCACCACCAGCTCGAAGCGCAGGGCTTCAAGCTCGAGCGGCGGCAGATCGACCTGCACGAGCCGATCAAGGCGCTGGGCGTGTACAAGGTGCCGGTGCGCCTGCACGCCGACGTGAAGCCCGAAATCCGGGTGTGGGTCATCAAGGAATAG
- the rsfS gene encoding ribosome silencing factor, giving the protein MTSRASGVPRLVQLAAQTCVDHKAEHVVILNLAGVSDMTDYFVIASGTSDTHVRALANHVAERLAKAGQHAAHTEGLPQGRWVLLDYVDFVVHVFHPTLRSFYQLERLWSDAEVVPVAAQRAGA; this is encoded by the coding sequence ATGACTTCCCGCGCTTCCGGGGTGCCGCGGCTCGTCCAGCTGGCCGCGCAGACCTGCGTTGACCACAAGGCCGAACACGTCGTCATCCTGAACCTCGCCGGCGTCTCGGACATGACCGACTACTTCGTGATCGCCAGCGGCACGTCCGACACGCACGTCCGCGCGCTGGCCAATCACGTCGCCGAACGGCTGGCCAAGGCGGGCCAGCACGCCGCGCATACCGAAGGACTCCCCCAGGGCCGGTGGGTGCTGCTCGATTACGTGGATTTCGTGGTCCACGTGTTCCATCCCACGCTCCGCAGCTTCTACCAACTCGAGCGGCTGTGGAGCGACGCCGAGGTGGTGCCGGTGGCGGCGCAGCGGGCGGGGGCGTGA
- a CDS encoding SPOR domain-containing protein produces MAELLMRRTLLAAAAVIAACGGEPKGLVPVSGAGNGSQSGPDALVLRVPRTGGKPRVFAYSHLDSVVWSGSNAAAVDRVLGFDEDAGAVVFADDRERAMRIDFRLGQTDQVSVMPLLGANSADGSALYGMDAMGSVVRLTQSANWTFKPPRSARAVFPQRDGTLLVVGGRGPQTTVWKLFPPEPKILDSASFPATWRPLPEQVGDRLYLIVDSGLVSLATRTLDWTPPVHFRSPIVAAVSSPSGDRVFVANEGSHQVSVVDRYRNRVTDHIDLPGQPSDLRVDPLGRYVLARTANGDSAWVVAIGTGRTIGTVATAWRRDLPFVGPDGAIALAQNGDVTFVDGETLRPARTVAGGASDFWFAFHWNGFRPRASSLDQPVSFNLASADSVRTAIDAAAADSAARAAQAADSAARRAGRALAADSEARGPVGYVVSFAALLSESHAGDLASQIEVEGQKARVLVTVRDGTPIYRVVLGPFPTRDEAERVGRASQHSYWVYEATP; encoded by the coding sequence ATGGCCGAGCTTCTGATGCGGCGCACCCTGCTCGCGGCGGCCGCCGTGATCGCCGCATGCGGTGGTGAGCCCAAGGGACTCGTGCCCGTGAGCGGCGCCGGCAATGGCTCACAGAGCGGCCCTGACGCCCTCGTGCTGCGCGTGCCGCGCACCGGCGGCAAGCCGCGCGTCTTCGCATACTCGCACCTCGACTCGGTGGTGTGGAGCGGGTCGAACGCCGCGGCCGTGGATCGCGTGCTCGGCTTCGACGAGGACGCCGGCGCGGTCGTGTTCGCCGACGACCGGGAGCGCGCCATGCGCATTGACTTCCGGCTGGGGCAGACCGACCAAGTGTCCGTCATGCCCCTGCTCGGCGCCAACTCCGCCGACGGCTCGGCGCTCTACGGCATGGACGCCATGGGGTCCGTCGTCCGCCTCACCCAATCCGCCAATTGGACGTTCAAGCCGCCGCGGTCGGCGCGCGCCGTGTTTCCGCAGCGCGACGGGACGCTGCTCGTCGTGGGTGGACGCGGCCCGCAGACTACGGTGTGGAAGCTCTTTCCACCGGAGCCGAAGATCCTCGACTCGGCCAGCTTTCCCGCCACCTGGCGGCCGCTGCCGGAGCAGGTGGGCGACCGCCTCTACCTGATCGTGGACTCCGGGCTCGTGAGCCTCGCCACGCGCACCCTGGACTGGACCCCGCCGGTACACTTCCGCTCGCCCATCGTCGCCGCCGTATCGTCACCCAGCGGCGACCGGGTGTTCGTGGCCAACGAAGGGAGCCACCAGGTGAGCGTGGTGGACCGGTACCGCAACCGGGTCACCGACCACATCGACCTGCCCGGCCAGCCATCGGACCTGCGCGTCGATCCGCTGGGGCGCTACGTCCTGGCCCGCACCGCCAATGGCGATTCGGCGTGGGTCGTGGCGATCGGCACCGGGCGCACGATCGGCACGGTGGCCACTGCCTGGCGGCGGGACCTGCCCTTCGTGGGACCCGACGGGGCGATCGCCCTGGCGCAGAATGGCGACGTGACGTTCGTGGACGGTGAGACGCTGCGACCAGCGCGGACCGTGGCTGGCGGCGCGAGCGACTTCTGGTTCGCATTCCACTGGAACGGCTTCCGTCCGCGCGCCTCGTCGCTCGACCAGCCGGTGAGCTTCAACCTCGCGTCGGCCGACAGCGTGCGCACGGCCATCGACGCTGCGGCAGCCGACTCCGCCGCCCGGGCGGCGCAGGCCGCCGACAGTGCGGCACGCCGCGCCGGGCGGGCCCTGGCCGCCGATTCCGAAGCCCGGGGCCCCGTGGGGTATGTCGTGTCCTTCGCGGCGCTGCTGTCGGAGAGTCACGCCGGGGACCTCGCGTCGCAGATCGAAGTCGAGGGCCAGAAGGCCCGCGTCCTCGTTACGGTTCGAGACGGGACGCCGATCTACCGCGTGGTCCTCGGCCCGTTCCCCACCCGCGACGAGGCCGAGCGCGTGGGGCGGGCGTCGCAACACTCCTATTGGGTCTACGAGGCCACACCATGA
- the smc gene encoding chromosome segregation protein SMC, translated as MRLTRLELHGFKSFADSTTLTFDQGVTAIVGPNGCGKSNVSDAVRWVLGEQRARLLRGAKMEEVIFQGSSARRAVNVAEVSLHFDNQDGGLPVAFREVVITRRLSRSGESDYLLNGAPCRLRDIHDLLRGTGLGADTGVVIESKMIDALLSDRPDDRRELFEEAAGVGLYRDRRRTTERRLEETTVDLQRLDDLIAEVTTQVRSLARQRRRAERHSELSARRYTVEIALVAREMEAWREELAVLEGRVQELRAELPVAETRIAAAEQARDAAHGARAGAEAQRGELARLVSELRERTQQLRGELAVAEERRRNTQMRRERAETEASHGHTARARLLEDRDRALAERQELEATLHALEAELADRQRREDASRETVAAARAATERADAALRDVQDGARRIELDRERAQRELADATTQVSALELERAALADALAGVMGEQDATAVERDAAQARASAGETELHAARDAERTARERDADARAALTRVEQSVTQLEGKVHALEGLERERVGLAPAAARLLKERERFGNGAVLGPLSDFVSADQASAVLVERFLGATVHAVLVRDRKVAEAVREWHLQANPGPLLLLPADAAPKAPTSLPPATALREASADLQPASALATVVQAAAPAQAWVRALLGEVFAESDGTAFVDGRGAVWLPGTGGGPGPLRRRAELFALRTGLTAAQAWRGAALATLESASAALAQTEQRLTEAAREASVAHDAGDRASARHAEAARAVQRAERDVQDASELARRLGDRCGELRTTILAFDDQGRALSAAIAEREIEIANARAAQARAEAEQERAREQRAAWQVEQAQAQARAQVAADRERRMSEELNAASERLESLSAELGGLSDSDASLAEQTLAWQTDLEARQAALADGEERLFAAERAVGNTDTALTEAEHALDHARHEGRTTADELHQAELRFTELSGRRTAIRERLETEWRKPLDQMIAAAEPLDLDDEALRTETEDLRQQLEQLGAVNVLAVEEHDETAKRLEFLTAQRTDLTDARNALQQAIKEIDTTARELFLQTFAQVRENFRQIFMTLFGGGECDLRLETPETPLDCDIEIHASPRGKRTQRINLLSSGERALVALSLLFGIFLTKPSPFCLLDEVDAPLDDANIGRFVRMLTEFKKKTQFIVITHNPRTTTEAADAVYGVTMQEPGVSSLVSVRMKGASVDESPADEPAETAATA; from the coding sequence GTGCGGCTGACCAGACTCGAGTTGCACGGCTTCAAGTCGTTCGCCGATTCCACGACGCTCACCTTCGACCAGGGCGTGACCGCCATCGTCGGGCCGAACGGGTGCGGCAAGTCCAACGTATCGGACGCCGTCCGCTGGGTGCTGGGCGAGCAGCGGGCGCGCCTGTTGCGCGGCGCCAAGATGGAAGAGGTGATCTTCCAGGGGTCATCGGCGCGCCGGGCGGTGAACGTGGCCGAGGTGTCGCTGCACTTCGACAACCAGGACGGCGGGCTGCCGGTCGCCTTCCGCGAGGTGGTGATCACACGCCGGCTGTCGCGGTCGGGCGAGAGCGACTACCTGCTCAATGGCGCGCCGTGCCGCCTGCGCGACATCCACGACCTGTTGCGCGGGACGGGGCTGGGAGCCGACACGGGCGTGGTGATCGAAAGCAAGATGATCGACGCCCTGCTCTCCGACCGGCCCGACGACCGCCGCGAGCTGTTCGAGGAAGCGGCCGGCGTGGGCCTGTACCGCGACCGCCGGCGCACCACGGAGCGCCGGCTGGAGGAGACGACCGTCGACCTGCAGCGGCTCGACGACCTGATCGCCGAGGTCACCACGCAGGTGCGGTCGCTGGCCCGCCAGCGCCGCCGGGCGGAGCGCCACAGCGAGTTGAGCGCGCGGCGGTACACCGTGGAGATCGCCCTCGTCGCCCGCGAGATGGAGGCCTGGCGCGAGGAGCTGGCCGTTCTCGAGGGGCGCGTACAGGAACTGCGCGCCGAGCTCCCCGTTGCTGAAACTCGTATAGCCGCCGCCGAGCAGGCGCGCGACGCCGCCCACGGCGCGCGTGCGGGCGCCGAGGCCCAACGCGGCGAGTTGGCGCGCCTGGTGTCTGAACTGCGGGAACGGACCCAGCAGTTGCGCGGCGAGCTCGCCGTGGCCGAGGAACGGCGGCGCAACACGCAGATGCGCCGCGAGCGCGCCGAGACCGAGGCCTCCCACGGTCACACCGCCCGCGCCCGCCTACTCGAAGATCGCGACCGCGCCCTGGCCGAGCGGCAGGAGTTGGAGGCGACCCTCCACGCGCTCGAAGCCGAGTTGGCCGATCGCCAGCGCCGGGAGGACGCCAGCCGCGAGACCGTGGCCGCCGCCCGCGCCGCTACCGAGCGGGCCGACGCCGCGCTGCGCGACGTCCAGGACGGCGCTCGCCGCATCGAACTGGACCGCGAGCGCGCCCAGCGCGAACTGGCCGACGCCACCACGCAGGTGAGCGCGCTCGAACTCGAACGCGCCGCGCTCGCCGATGCGCTCGCCGGCGTGATGGGCGAGCAGGACGCCACCGCCGTGGAACGCGATGCCGCCCAGGCCCGCGCCAGCGCCGGCGAAACCGAGCTGCACGCCGCTCGCGACGCCGAGCGCACCGCCCGCGAACGCGACGCCGATGCCCGTGCCGCCCTGACCCGGGTCGAGCAGTCGGTGACCCAACTCGAGGGCAAAGTGCATGCCCTCGAAGGCCTGGAGCGCGAACGCGTGGGCCTCGCCCCCGCCGCCGCTCGTCTGCTCAAGGAGCGCGAGCGCTTCGGGAACGGGGCCGTGCTTGGCCCGCTGAGTGATTTCGTCTCGGCCGATCAGGCGTCCGCCGTGCTCGTCGAGCGCTTCCTCGGGGCCACCGTCCACGCGGTGCTGGTGCGCGACCGCAAGGTGGCCGAGGCCGTACGCGAGTGGCACCTGCAGGCCAACCCCGGCCCGCTCCTCTTGTTGCCGGCGGATGCGGCCCCGAAGGCGCCCACCAGTCTGCCCCCGGCTACCGCGCTTCGCGAGGCGTCCGCCGATCTGCAACCGGCCAGCGCGCTCGCCACGGTGGTCCAGGCCGCCGCCCCCGCGCAGGCCTGGGTGCGGGCGCTGCTCGGCGAGGTATTCGCTGAATCCGACGGCACGGCCTTCGTCGACGGGCGCGGCGCGGTGTGGCTGCCCGGCACGGGCGGCGGTCCCGGACCTCTGCGCCGGCGCGCCGAGCTGTTTGCCCTGCGCACCGGACTGACCGCCGCTCAGGCATGGCGTGGAGCGGCGCTGGCCACCCTGGAATCGGCCAGCGCCGCGCTCGCCCAGACCGAGCAGCGACTCACCGAGGCGGCGCGCGAGGCGTCGGTGGCGCACGATGCCGGCGACCGCGCGAGTGCTCGCCATGCCGAGGCCGCGCGTGCCGTGCAGCGCGCCGAGCGCGACGTCCAGGACGCGTCCGAACTGGCCCGCCGTCTCGGCGACCGATGTGGGGAGCTGCGCACGACCATCCTGGCCTTCGACGACCAGGGCCGGGCGCTGAGCGCCGCCATCGCGGAGCGGGAGATCGAGATCGCGAACGCGCGCGCCGCCCAGGCCCGCGCCGAGGCCGAACAGGAGCGCGCGCGTGAACAGCGCGCCGCGTGGCAGGTGGAACAGGCGCAGGCGCAGGCCCGCGCCCAGGTGGCTGCCGACCGCGAGCGCCGGATGAGCGAGGAACTGAACGCCGCGTCCGAGCGGCTGGAATCGCTGAGCGCCGAGTTGGGCGGCCTGTCCGACAGCGATGCCTCGCTGGCCGAGCAGACGCTGGCCTGGCAGACCGACCTCGAGGCTCGGCAGGCCGCTCTCGCCGACGGCGAGGAGCGCCTGTTCGCCGCCGAGCGCGCCGTGGGGAATACCGACACCGCGCTCACCGAGGCCGAACACGCGCTGGACCACGCGCGCCACGAAGGGCGCACCACGGCCGACGAACTCCACCAGGCGGAACTGCGGTTCACCGAGCTGTCGGGCCGCCGCACCGCCATTCGCGAGCGGCTCGAGACCGAGTGGCGCAAGCCGCTCGATCAGATGATCGCCGCCGCCGAGCCGCTGGACCTCGACGACGAGGCGCTCCGCACCGAGACCGAGGACCTGCGCCAGCAGCTCGAGCAACTGGGGGCCGTGAATGTCCTGGCCGTCGAGGAGCACGACGAGACGGCCAAGCGCCTGGAGTTCCTGACCGCGCAGCGCACGGACCTGACCGATGCGCGGAACGCGCTGCAACAGGCCATCAAGGAGATCGACACCACCGCCCGAGAGCTGTTCCTGCAGACGTTCGCGCAGGTGCGGGAGAACTTCCGTCAGATCTTCATGACGCTGTTCGGCGGCGGCGAGTGCGACCTGCGGCTGGAGACCCCCGAAACGCCGCTCGACTGCGACATCGAGATCCATGCCTCGCCGCGCGGCAAGCGCACGCAGCGCATCAACCTGTTGTCCAGCGGCGAGCGGGCCCTGGTCGCGCTGTCGCTGCTGTTCGGCATCTTCCTCACCAAACCCAGTCCCTTCTGCCTGTTGGACGAGGTGGACGCACCGCTCGACGACGCCAACATCGGCCGGTTCGTGCGCATGCTCACCGAGTTCAAGAAGAAGACGCAGTTCATCGTCATCACCCACAACCCGCGGACGACCACCGAAGCCGCCGACGCGGTGTACGGCGTCACGATGCAGGAACCGGGCGTGTCGTCGCTGGTCAGCGTGCGCATGAAGGGCGCCTCGGTGGACGAGTCGCCGGCCGACGAGCCCGCGGAGACCGCCGCCACGGCATGA
- a CDS encoding ribonuclease Z has translation MMRLTILGTGTIALAPTRACAGYLVEAGDVRLLLDCGSGVARRLAELALPWPAITHVALSHFHIDHHGDLPTLIFACRYGILPPRSAPLTVIGPVGTADLLHRLADAYGPWVLDPGFPLQVVEIAPQTPLAVGEDLVLEAFKVPHTPESVAYSVTAGAHRLVYTGDTGYFPALAEWADGCDVLLCECSLPEALAIPEHLTPEQCGALAELARPRRLVLTHLYPPVEETDIPAAVAARYPGPLTVARDGWQTEI, from the coding sequence ATGATGCGCCTCACGATCCTCGGTACGGGCACCATCGCCCTCGCGCCCACCCGCGCCTGCGCCGGATACCTCGTGGAGGCGGGCGACGTGCGGCTGCTACTCGACTGCGGAAGTGGCGTGGCCCGCCGGCTCGCGGAGCTTGCCCTGCCCTGGCCGGCCATCACGCACGTCGCGCTGTCGCACTTCCACATCGACCACCACGGCGACCTGCCCACTCTGATCTTCGCCTGCCGATACGGCATCCTCCCTCCACGGAGCGCGCCACTCACCGTGATCGGGCCGGTCGGCACGGCCGACCTGCTCCACCGCCTGGCCGATGCCTACGGCCCCTGGGTGCTCGACCCCGGATTCCCCCTGCAGGTGGTGGAAATCGCCCCCCAGACCCCCCTGGCCGTGGGGGAAGATCTCGTGCTCGAAGCCTTCAAGGTTCCCCATACCCCCGAGAGTGTGGCATATTCCGTGACGGCCGGCGCACACCGCCTCGTCTACACGGGAGACACGGGATACTTCCCCGCCCTCGCCGAGTGGGCCGATGGGTGCGACGTCCTGTTGTGCGAGTGCTCGCTCCCCGAGGCCCTGGCCATTCCGGAGCATCTGACGCCCGAACAGTGCGGCGCGCTCGCGGAACTGGCGAGACCACGGCGACTGGTGCTCACGCACCTCTATCCGCCGGTGGAAGAGACGGACATCCCAGCCGCGGTGGCGGCACGATACCCGGGTCCGCTCACCGTCGCTCGCGACGGGTGGCAGACCGAAATCTAG
- the aroF gene encoding 3-deoxy-7-phosphoheptulonate synthase, whose translation MLVVMQHGATPDQVDRVVQTIEEMGYQARSMPGEQRTAVGLVGNDGRVDASRIEALPGVAEVIHVSKPYKQVSREWQPQNTVVTIAPGVSFGGHDVAIIAGPCSVESEHQIVTAARAVRAAGATALRGGAFKPRSSPYAFQGLGKKGLEMLAVAKRETGLPIVTEALDEDGAHLVAEYADCIQIGARNMQNYSLLRAVGRIGKPVLLKRGMAATITDLLMSAEYILAEGNSQVILCERGIRSFDTTTRNLLDLTAIPVVQKLSHLPMIADPSHGTGLRDKVTPMARAAIAAGADGILVEVHPNPDRALSDGGQSLYPEQFARLVGEIRAIAAAIGRSVLPTPGTAPLPVG comes from the coding sequence ATGTTGGTGGTGATGCAGCACGGCGCCACGCCCGACCAGGTGGACCGCGTCGTGCAGACGATCGAGGAGATGGGCTACCAGGCGCGGTCCATGCCGGGCGAGCAACGCACGGCGGTTGGCCTCGTGGGCAACGACGGGCGCGTCGATGCGTCGCGCATCGAGGCCCTGCCCGGCGTGGCCGAAGTCATTCACGTCTCCAAACCGTACAAGCAGGTCTCGCGCGAGTGGCAGCCGCAGAACACCGTGGTCACGATCGCCCCCGGCGTGTCGTTCGGCGGGCACGACGTGGCCATCATCGCCGGACCGTGCTCGGTGGAGAGCGAACATCAGATCGTGACGGCGGCGCGCGCCGTGCGCGCGGCCGGCGCCACGGCGCTGCGGGGCGGCGCGTTCAAACCACGCAGTTCGCCCTACGCCTTCCAGGGCCTCGGCAAGAAGGGGCTCGAGATGCTCGCCGTGGCCAAGCGCGAGACGGGTCTCCCCATCGTCACCGAGGCGCTGGACGAGGACGGCGCCCACCTGGTCGCCGAGTACGCCGACTGCATCCAGATCGGCGCGCGCAACATGCAGAACTACTCGCTGCTCCGCGCCGTTGGCCGCATCGGCAAGCCCGTGCTGCTCAAGCGCGGCATGGCGGCCACGATCACCGACCTCCTCATGAGCGCCGAGTACATCCTGGCCGAGGGCAACAGCCAGGTGATCCTGTGCGAACGCGGCATTCGCAGCTTCGACACCACCACGCGCAATCTGCTCGACCTGACGGCGATTCCGGTGGTGCAGAAGCTCTCGCACCTGCCGATGATCGCCGATCCGAGCCACGGCACGGGCCTGCGCGACAAGGTCACGCCGATGGCCCGGGCCGCGATTGCCGCGGGCGCCGATGGGATCCTCGTCGAGGTGCACCCGAACCCCGACCGCGCACTATCCGACGGCGGCCAGTCGCTCTACCCCGAGCAGTTCGCGCGCTTGGTAGGCGAGATCCGCGCGATCGCGGCGGCGATCGGACGGTCGGTGCTCCCCACGCCCGGCACCGCGCCGCTCCCGGTGGGGTAG
- a CDS encoding outer membrane lipoprotein carrier protein LolA, with protein MITRLSLTGLATALLVSAVGVQAQQSSAHAAVQHAVDAWSKVRTVRATFEQTVSNALTGTSAHAQGEYEQRRPNKLAVRFRDPDGDRIVADGTWLWLYLPSSTPGQVIKRPVAEGGGTVDLTGAFLDDPFTKYDLADGGAATVDGRPVRVVVLTPKPDGPREFSKATVWIDDADGYVRQFEVVEPNGVTRRVHLTSLRVNVPVDDAAFNFAVPKGARVVAR; from the coding sequence ATGATCACCCGCCTCTCCCTCACCGGCCTCGCCACCGCGCTCCTCGTGAGCGCCGTCGGCGTGCAGGCCCAGCAATCATCGGCGCATGCCGCCGTACAGCACGCCGTGGACGCCTGGTCCAAGGTCCGCACCGTACGGGCGACCTTCGAGCAGACGGTATCGAACGCGCTCACCGGGACATCGGCCCACGCACAGGGCGAATACGAGCAGCGGCGCCCCAACAAGCTCGCCGTGCGGTTCCGCGATCCCGATGGCGACCGCATCGTGGCCGACGGCACCTGGCTCTGGCTCTATCTGCCGAGCAGCACCCCCGGCCAGGTGATCAAGCGGCCAGTCGCCGAGGGGGGCGGCACGGTGGATCTCACCGGCGCGTTCCTCGACGATCCATTCACGAAGTACGATCTGGCGGATGGGGGCGCCGCAACCGTGGACGGCCGGCCGGTGCGCGTGGTCGTGCTCACGCCGAAGCCCGACGGCCCCAGGGAGTTCTCGAAGGCCACGGTCTGGATCGACGATGCCGACGGGTACGTCCGACAGTTCGAGGTGGTGGAGCCCAACGGCGTCACGCGCCGAGTGCATCTCACGTCGCTGCGCGTCAACGTGCCGGTGGACGACGCCGCGTTCAATTTCGCGGTGCCCAAGGGCGCGCGGGTGGTCGCTCGTTGA
- a CDS encoding DUF929 family protein produces the protein MARKQTLVLIVVAIALVGTIAAAVNRRNAARQPVATTAAPIPVPAAVMDDLASIPPAVWERAGTTGASRPTFVGSVGGSGAKPVVLYIGSLYCPYCAAARWSMITALARFGSFSGLTYSASSSVDVYPSTPTFSFHGGTYASQYIEFQSVELESDVQLPDGRYEPLQAPTAEQEALLERYDAPPYVDKANVGGIPFILIGGRYMWSGSPYSPAVLANQTQAAIAATLPTGSGDAARAILTNANQITATICAVDGNRPADVCAGAAIQQAVKALPDKAP, from the coding sequence ATGGCTCGCAAGCAGACCCTGGTGCTGATCGTCGTCGCCATCGCGCTCGTCGGCACGATCGCCGCCGCCGTCAATCGCCGCAACGCCGCGCGCCAGCCGGTTGCGACCACGGCGGCGCCGATTCCGGTTCCCGCGGCCGTGATGGACGACCTCGCGTCCATTCCGCCGGCGGTCTGGGAACGCGCCGGCACGACGGGGGCGTCGCGGCCCACGTTCGTCGGCAGCGTCGGCGGGTCCGGCGCCAAGCCGGTCGTGCTGTATATCGGTTCCCTCTACTGCCCGTACTGCGCGGCGGCCCGATGGTCGATGATCACCGCGCTCGCCCGGTTCGGCAGTTTCTCCGGGCTCACGTACTCCGCGTCGTCTTCGGTCGACGTGTATCCCAGCACGCCGACGTTCTCGTTTCACGGCGGCACCTATGCGAGCCAGTACATCGAGTTTCAATCGGTCGAACTGGAGAGCGACGTGCAGCTCCCCGACGGGCGGTATGAACCGCTCCAGGCGCCCACGGCGGAGCAGGAAGCGCTCCTGGAGCGGTACGACGCGCCGCCGTATGTCGACAAGGCGAACGTCGGCGGCATTCCCTTCATCCTCATCGGCGGGCGCTACATGTGGAGCGGCTCCCCGTACTCGCCCGCCGTCCTGGCCAACCAGACGCAGGCCGCAATCGCCGCCACGCTGCCTACCGGATCGGGAGACGCGGCGCGCGCCATCCTGACCAACGCCAACCAGATCACGGCGACCATCTGCGCCGTTGACGGCAACCGGCCGGCAGACGTCTGCGCCGGCGCGGCAATCCAGCAGGCGGTCAAGGCGCTGCCCGACAAAGCACCCTGA
- a CDS encoding vitamin K epoxide reductase family protein yields MRRRTSDRVRLALTLLGLLIAGYLTLLHYDSSVPLVCSGGSLVNCETVLTSPSAFAFGVPVAVWGLLWFVVALGLALPPVRAGARGQSPALRAAGLGWTLIGTCAVLWLVYQELGVIGRICAWCTAIHVLVLALLVIQVLSEPERGAGPTDHS; encoded by the coding sequence ATGCGCCGCCGGACCTCCGATCGCGTCCGACTCGCGCTCACGCTTCTCGGGCTGCTCATCGCGGGGTATCTGACTCTCCTGCACTACGACAGCAGCGTTCCGCTGGTGTGCAGCGGTGGGTCGTTGGTCAACTGCGAGACGGTGTTGACCAGCCCATCGGCGTTCGCGTTCGGCGTACCGGTTGCCGTGTGGGGCCTGCTCTGGTTCGTCGTCGCCCTGGGGCTCGCGCTGCCGCCGGTTCGCGCGGGCGCGCGGGGGCAATCGCCCGCGCTGCGTGCGGCCGGCCTCGGCTGGACGTTGATCGGCACGTGCGCCGTGCTCTGGCTGGTGTACCAGGAACTGGGCGTGATCGGCCGGATCTGCGCCTGGTGCACCGCCATTCACGTGTTGGTGCTGGCGCTGCTCGTTATCCAGGTGCTGAGCGAACCGGAGCGCGGGGCCGGGCCGACCGATCATTCGTGA
- the tmk gene encoding dTMP kinase codes for MTRGPLIVFEGAEGVGKSTQLRRLTSWLESGGRVVHALREPGGTPLGDEIRRLLLDPASDITPRAEALLFMASRAQLVQSLVRPALAAGHVVLLDRFFLSTYAYQGAGRGLPEREVMEANAVATSGLVPDLTLLFALPVAEGLARAEKRGERDRMERNGDEFHHRVAQAFASFATEAWQAAHRECGPIVTVDASGSADDVFARLLAVVEPRIG; via the coding sequence ATGACCCGGGGCCCACTGATCGTATTCGAGGGGGCGGAGGGCGTGGGCAAGTCCACGCAGCTCCGCCGGCTCACGTCGTGGCTGGAGTCGGGCGGGCGCGTGGTGCACGCGCTCCGCGAACCCGGCGGTACGCCCCTCGGTGACGAGATCCGGCGTTTGCTGCTCGATCCCGCCTCCGACATCACGCCGCGGGCCGAGGCGCTGCTGTTCATGGCGTCGCGTGCCCAGTTGGTCCAGTCCCTCGTGCGGCCGGCGCTCGCCGCGGGGCACGTCGTGCTGCTCGACCGGTTCTTCTTATCGACGTATGCCTACCAGGGCGCGGGGCGCGGGCTGCCCGAGCGCGAAGTGATGGAAGCCAACGCCGTGGCGACCTCGGGGCTGGTGCCCGATCTCACGCTGCTGTTCGCGTTGCCGGTGGCCGAAGGGCTGGCGCGTGCCGAAAAGCGCGGGGAGCGCGACCGCATGGAACGCAACGGCGACGAATTCCACCACCGGGTGGCGCAGGCGTTCGCGAGCTTCGCCACCGAGGCGTGGCAGGCCGCGCACCGCGAATGCGGTCCGATCGTGACCGTCGACGCGTCGGGATCGGCGGACGACGTCTTCGCGCGGCTACTGGCGGTGGTCGAGCCGCGGATCGGCTGA
- a CDS encoding YlbF family regulator, translated as MIEEKAKDLGRLIGQSAEYQGLKRANEALGEDKDAVAMLRQMEQLRVDAQRMIARGERPTPEMEQQLDDLLAKVQGQPVYQRLIVSQENFDKTMAKVNDWILDGIEKGASSPIIMLG; from the coding sequence ATGATCGAAGAAAAGGCGAAGGACCTGGGGCGCCTCATCGGCCAGAGCGCGGAGTACCAGGGGCTCAAGCGCGCCAACGAGGCGCTGGGCGAAGACAAGGACGCGGTGGCGATGCTGCGTCAGATGGAGCAACTCCGGGTGGACGCGCAGCGGATGATCGCGCGCGGTGAGCGGCCGACGCCCGAGATGGAACAGCAGCTCGACGATCTGTTGGCAAAGGTGCAGGGACAGCCCGTGTACCAGCGGCTGATCGTGTCGCAGGAGAACTTCGACAAGACGATGGCGAAGGTGAACGATTGGATTCTCGACGGCATCGAGAAGGGTGCGTCGAGTCCGATCATCATGCTGGGGTGA